A single Natranaerobius thermophilus JW/NM-WN-LF DNA region contains:
- a CDS encoding dicarboxylate/amino acid:cation symporter: MSKLGLIPRLIIAIILGTLIGLYFPEWVGNLLFTVSSIFGELLFYIVPLIILAFIIPGIAELAESPGKMLGATAGVAYLSTIIAGTIAFFVAMMIIPAIAPEIVEVEEDAGLSQFIEIEIAPMMEIMTALVTAFIFGVGVNYLKNIRGNKTLYNFMMEFREVVRLVIQKIIIPLLPLYIAGIFADMAAEGTVFRTIGLFAPLFALVIGLQILYLILHFTVANRLRPENPIFGSLKQMIPAYTTALGTVSSAATLPVTLRSAKKLKVPDNIVDLVVPLGATIHLAGSTIAITISAVTVYLLHLGTPEFTSFFPFILMLGIVMIGAPGVPGGAVMAALGLLSTMLGFGETEQALMIAIYMGQDPFGTACNVTGDGANSIIVSSIAKRVEGNKGKNSETEEEA, encoded by the coding sequence ATGAGTAAGTTAGGACTAATTCCCAGGTTAATTATTGCAATCATTCTGGGTACTCTTATTGGTCTTTATTTCCCAGAATGGGTAGGGAACTTGTTGTTTACTGTTTCCAGCATTTTTGGTGAATTGCTATTTTACATTGTTCCTCTTATTATTTTGGCCTTTATTATCCCAGGTATCGCAGAATTAGCAGAGAGTCCAGGTAAAATGCTGGGTGCCACCGCAGGTGTAGCTTATTTATCGACTATCATTGCAGGTACAATAGCCTTTTTCGTGGCAATGATGATTATTCCGGCTATTGCACCCGAAATCGTGGAAGTTGAAGAGGATGCAGGACTTTCCCAGTTTATTGAAATTGAAATAGCACCTATGATGGAAATCATGACAGCTCTTGTAACGGCCTTTATCTTTGGTGTTGGTGTAAATTACTTAAAAAATATCCGCGGTAATAAAACTCTGTATAATTTCATGATGGAATTTCGAGAGGTTGTGCGCTTGGTAATTCAAAAAATAATCATTCCTTTACTACCACTTTACATAGCAGGTATCTTTGCAGATATGGCTGCTGAGGGTACTGTGTTTAGAACTATAGGTCTGTTTGCGCCTCTCTTCGCCTTGGTAATCGGATTACAAATACTATACTTAATTTTACATTTCACTGTTGCAAACAGATTGCGACCTGAAAACCCTATTTTCGGTAGCTTAAAGCAAATGATTCCAGCTTATACAACTGCCTTGGGGACAGTTTCTAGTGCAGCTACCTTACCAGTAACTTTAAGAAGTGCCAAGAAATTAAAAGTGCCAGATAATATAGTAGATTTAGTAGTACCTTTAGGAGCTACAATTCATCTAGCTGGTAGTACTATTGCCATAACCATCAGTGCCGTAACTGTGTATTTGCTTCATCTCGGTACACCAGAATTCACCAGCTTTTTCCCTTTTATTTTGATGCTTGGAATAGTAATGATAGGAGCTCCAGGAGTTCCAGGAGGGGCGGTAATGGCCGCTCTAGGCTTATTGAGCACTATGTTAGGATTTGGAGAAACAGAACAAGCATTGATGATTGCAATTTACATGGGACAGGATCCCTTTGGAACTGCTTGTAACGTAACAGGAGACGGTGCCAATTCCATTATTGTGAGTTCTATAGCCAAAAGAGTGGAAGGTAATAAAGGCAAGAACTCAGAAACAGAAGAAGAAGCTTAA
- a CDS encoding FMN-binding protein — MKKLAILTVLVMLFSFSWTMASEDINVENIPDGDYRGTGSGFNDDITVDVVVSDGQITSVEVVEHDDTPDYFEDAEEVLDRIVEAQSTQVDVVSGATASSEGILEAVKNALAGEEVEEQPEEDAQPEEDEAEEEVVEEEPAPSEPTPDVELTISGKTTETVTGLIEEGNSLMPVNTVEKVTEGSVEWDAQEQKVVITYENRPTLELEADSDQLYVDGEAVTMPVDVKNIDGTNYTPVRAVFEELKYYVTWEAGEINLYDTLEPVAEEPEVPEEAEEPEVSEEPEAEPLDVEDGTYRAASEEGRGFTTAEVTFEDGYIVDIDLVEHDDMGLRKELDYWYDVDNWAEVRDNYPEEYDSLQAMLDDLAEDMKATNSADVDIITGATGTAEKAIEAVDRAIDIAKGETGPFDGTFMGVSDIGARSWGIAIVTVEDGEIKEVELEEAGRDDAYTPIEEAELKDDEYPWDEFHEAKEVMPERFAEADSTDVDGVTEATGSVESWKQAVDRALANAGVYDREIGYSEANENGFVKADIVKDGDEIIDISLTEYDNKGLRKDRDYEYDVENWADIRDNYPEEYDSLQAMLDEMIERIKAADDLDEVDTISGATGTSEKAIDAVDKALSEGPYDGTFMGMSPVSARGGWNLAWVEIIGDDIQDVTLEEVQKDDGEYSIKDEDYDWEEFHEAKEIMPEWFEEKDSAEVDTYTEATGSAERWMDAVQDALRKSGRY; from the coding sequence GTGAAGAAACTTGCTATCTTAACAGTCCTAGTTATGTTATTTAGTTTTTCATGGACTATGGCGTCTGAAGACATTAATGTCGAAAACATTCCAGATGGTGATTACAGGGGGACTGGCAGCGGATTCAATGATGACATCACAGTAGATGTGGTAGTTTCTGATGGTCAAATTACAAGTGTAGAAGTTGTTGAACACGATGATACTCCAGATTACTTTGAGGATGCGGAAGAGGTGCTAGACAGGATTGTTGAAGCCCAAAGCACCCAAGTCGATGTTGTATCTGGTGCTACAGCATCAAGTGAAGGTATTTTGGAAGCTGTGAAAAATGCTTTGGCTGGTGAGGAAGTAGAAGAACAGCCGGAAGAGGATGCACAGCCTGAAGAAGATGAAGCTGAAGAGGAAGTAGTAGAGGAAGAACCTGCACCTTCTGAGCCTACTCCTGATGTAGAGCTAACTATTTCAGGGAAAACTACCGAAACAGTTACAGGCCTAATTGAAGAAGGTAATAGCTTAATGCCTGTCAACACTGTGGAAAAAGTGACTGAAGGTAGTGTAGAATGGGATGCTCAAGAACAAAAGGTTGTAATTACTTACGAAAATAGACCTACTTTAGAGCTAGAAGCTGACAGTGATCAACTTTACGTTGATGGCGAAGCTGTAACTATGCCGGTAGATGTTAAAAATATCGACGGAACCAATTATACTCCGGTAAGAGCAGTATTTGAAGAATTAAAGTATTATGTGACATGGGAAGCTGGTGAAATAAACTTATATGATACCTTGGAGCCAGTAGCGGAAGAACCAGAAGTTCCCGAGGAAGCAGAGGAACCCGAGGTTTCCGAAGAACCGGAAGCTGAACCTTTGGATGTAGAAGATGGTACTTATAGAGCTGCATCAGAAGAAGGTCGTGGTTTCACAACCGCGGAAGTGACTTTCGAAGATGGCTATATAGTTGATATTGACTTGGTAGAGCATGATGATATGGGTCTTAGAAAAGAACTAGATTATTGGTACGATGTAGATAATTGGGCCGAAGTCAGAGATAATTATCCTGAAGAGTATGACAGCTTGCAGGCAATGCTTGACGACTTAGCTGAAGACATGAAAGCAACTAACTCAGCTGATGTAGATATTATTACAGGAGCTACTGGAACTGCAGAAAAAGCTATTGAAGCAGTTGACAGAGCAATTGACATTGCTAAAGGAGAAACAGGGCCCTTTGACGGTACATTCATGGGAGTATCCGACATTGGAGCTCGCAGCTGGGGAATTGCTATTGTAACTGTTGAAGACGGCGAAATTAAAGAAGTTGAGCTAGAAGAAGCTGGACGTGACGATGCTTATACCCCAATCGAAGAAGCTGAGCTCAAAGATGATGAATATCCATGGGATGAGTTCCATGAAGCAAAAGAAGTTATGCCTGAAAGGTTTGCAGAAGCAGACTCAACAGATGTAGACGGGGTTACTGAAGCAACTGGTAGTGTTGAATCCTGGAAGCAGGCAGTGGATCGCGCTCTAGCTAACGCAGGAGTTTACGATCGAGAAATTGGTTATTCTGAAGCCAATGAAAATGGATTTGTGAAAGCAGATATAGTTAAAGACGGAGATGAAATTATAGACATAAGCTTAACCGAATACGATAACAAAGGACTGCGAAAAGATCGAGATTATGAATACGATGTAGAAAATTGGGCTGATATAAGAGATAATTATCCTGAAGAATACGATAGTTTACAGGCTATGCTAGATGAAATGATTGAGAGAATTAAAGCTGCAGATGACTTAGATGAAGTCGATACTATCTCAGGTGCAACTGGAACTTCAGAAAAAGCTATAGATGCAGTTGATAAAGCTCTATCCGAAGGTCCTTATGATGGCACTTTCATGGGAATGTCCCCTGTGAGTGCTCGAGGTGGCTGGAACTTGGCCTGGGTAGAAATTATTGGTGATGATATTCAAGATGTTACCTTAGAAGAAGTTCAAAAAGATGACGGAGAATACTCCATCAAAGATGAGGATTATGACTGGGAAGAATTCCATGAAGCCAAGGAAATTATGCCAGAATGGTTTGAAGAAAAGGATTCAGCAGAAGTTGATACCTACACTGAAGCTACCGGTAGCGCGGAGCGATGGATGGACGCCGTACAAGATGCCTTGAGGAAATCCGGAAGATACTAA
- a CDS encoding ferritin: MIPENVLQKLNEQIKHEFFSAQYYLAMAAYCKEQDLDGFANFFIVQAEEERYHAMKFFNFIDELGETPIITGFEDPKRDFKSLEEVFELSLEHEQHVTHLINSIMEIAQQEKHYPTVSFLNWFIDEQVEEETTMDNLLSKVKRIGESGPGIIMLDKELAERSFTPEEE, from the coding sequence ATGATCCCTGAAAACGTATTACAAAAGTTAAATGAACAGATTAAACATGAGTTCTTTTCTGCTCAATATTATCTGGCTATGGCTGCTTACTGTAAAGAACAAGACCTTGATGGTTTTGCCAACTTTTTTATAGTGCAGGCTGAAGAAGAACGATACCATGCGATGAAGTTTTTTAATTTTATTGATGAATTGGGAGAAACTCCTATCATTACAGGATTTGAAGATCCTAAAAGAGATTTTAAATCCCTAGAAGAAGTATTTGAATTATCTCTAGAACACGAACAACACGTTACCCATTTGATAAATTCAATTATGGAAATAGCACAACAGGAAAAACATTACCCAACTGTTAGCTTTTTAAACTGGTTTATTGATGAACAGGTTGAAGAAGAAACGACTATGGATAATTTATTGAGTAAAGTCAAGAGAATTGGTGAAAGTGGACCAGGAATTATCATGCTAGACAAAGAACTTGCGGAAAGAAGTTTTACACCTGAAGAAGAGTAG
- a CDS encoding methyl-accepting chemotaxis protein, with amino-acid sequence MQGNNILEYMEHAAPYIKQAMVDDMAVSLVEAENNTFLAYYPGESIDHGCAKGDPVPEKTGLYQAMKQGKHVVQHFDSEKFGFPYVSSAVPLKDENSNVVGSLAFTKSLERQNQVYEMANHLSEAVSKIMESAETISGESEELASTGNELSDQVQVLNTKVSETDEILNTVQGVTNQTNLLGLNAAIEATRLGEKGRGFMVVAEEIRKLADNSKESLKKIEEILSTLKENEQNVSTGVQNIENISNQQAHELQSITEEIKNIETMSNKLVEFAKNL; translated from the coding sequence ATGCAAGGGAACAATATTTTAGAATACATGGAACATGCTGCCCCCTACATTAAACAAGCTATGGTAGATGATATGGCAGTGAGCCTGGTGGAAGCTGAGAATAATACTTTTTTAGCTTATTATCCTGGTGAAAGTATTGATCACGGTTGTGCAAAAGGTGATCCTGTTCCGGAAAAGACTGGACTATATCAGGCCATGAAACAAGGGAAGCATGTGGTTCAACACTTTGATAGTGAGAAATTTGGGTTTCCCTATGTTAGCTCTGCAGTACCTTTGAAGGATGAAAACTCCAATGTAGTAGGTAGTTTAGCATTTACTAAAAGCCTAGAAAGACAGAATCAAGTTTACGAGATGGCCAATCACTTGTCTGAAGCTGTTAGTAAAATTATGGAATCAGCAGAAACTATCTCTGGTGAATCAGAAGAGCTTGCTTCTACAGGAAATGAATTATCCGATCAAGTTCAAGTGTTGAATACCAAAGTAAGTGAAACTGATGAAATTTTAAATACCGTACAAGGAGTTACTAATCAAACTAACCTTTTAGGACTCAATGCAGCCATAGAAGCTACTCGATTAGGAGAAAAAGGCCGTGGCTTTATGGTAGTAGCAGAAGAAATTAGAAAACTAGCAGATAACAGCAAAGAATCTTTAAAGAAAATTGAAGAGATCTTAAGTACTTTAAAAGAAAATGAACAGAATGTAAGCACAGGAGTTCAAAACATAGAAAATATTTCAAATCAGCAAGCTCACGAGCTACAATCCATTACTGAAGAAATTAAAAACATAGAAACAATGTCAAATAAATTGGTAGAATTTGCTAAAAACTTATAA
- the rbsB gene encoding ribose ABC transporter substrate-binding protein RbsB, translated as MSSLKKLLAVGGILVLLLGVMAGCGEEAPTDEEGEAEGGTIGLAISTLNNPFFVTLEEGAKEAAEDLGYDLVVLDSQDDSSQELSNVEDLVQQEVSVILINPVDSDAVESAVSMANDADIPVITLDRSAEGGEVLSHVASDNVAGGEMAGEFIVDELGGEGKVVELEGVPGASAARDRGEGFHNAVEGTDIDVIASQTANFDRQEGLSVMENILEAEEEIDAVFAHNDEMALGALQAIESSGRDIMVVGFDATDDAREAVSEGSMAATVAQQPALIGSLGVESAADYLEDEEIEEYIPVDLELVTE; from the coding sequence ATGAGTAGTCTTAAAAAACTGTTAGCAGTAGGAGGTATTCTAGTTCTGCTTTTGGGTGTAATGGCAGGATGTGGTGAAGAAGCTCCTACAGACGAAGAAGGTGAAGCAGAAGGTGGAACTATTGGACTGGCAATTTCCACACTGAACAATCCTTTCTTTGTTACCTTAGAAGAAGGTGCTAAGGAAGCAGCTGAAGATTTAGGTTACGACTTGGTAGTACTTGATTCACAAGATGACTCTTCTCAAGAACTTTCCAATGTGGAAGACTTGGTACAGCAAGAAGTCTCCGTGATTCTTATTAATCCTGTGGATAGTGATGCAGTAGAAAGCGCTGTTTCAATGGCTAATGATGCAGATATTCCTGTAATCACTCTTGACAGAAGTGCAGAAGGTGGCGAAGTTTTATCTCACGTAGCTTCCGATAATGTAGCAGGTGGAGAAATGGCCGGTGAATTTATTGTAGACGAGCTAGGTGGAGAAGGAAAAGTAGTAGAACTTGAAGGAGTTCCTGGTGCCTCCGCTGCCAGAGACAGAGGAGAAGGTTTCCATAATGCAGTAGAAGGTACTGATATCGACGTGATCGCTTCCCAAACGGCTAACTTTGACCGCCAAGAAGGACTAAGTGTTATGGAAAACATCTTAGAAGCTGAAGAGGAAATTGACGCTGTTTTTGCCCATAACGATGAAATGGCTCTTGGTGCACTTCAGGCCATTGAAAGTTCTGGCAGAGATATAATGGTAGTCGGTTTTGATGCTACTGACGATGCTCGAGAAGCAGTATCTGAAGGTAGTATGGCAGCCACTGTAGCCCAGCAGCCAGCACTGATCGGTTCCTTGGGAGTAGAAAGTGCTGCTGATTATTTGGAAGATGAAGAGATAGAAGAATATATTCCAGTTGACCTTGAACTAGTAACTGAATAA
- a CDS encoding ABC transporter permease translates to MIENFKKDDWKKNLLKLQSVIGLILICVVLAILTPRFLTVSNLFNVLRQTSLNAIMAVGLTFVILTGGIDLSVGSVLAFSGVSAATAAEMGLPAPMAIFVGLVAGSALGFFNGIVITKGKVPPFIATLAMMTMARGGALVVSDGRPLSGLGEGFHFIGRGMVGAVPVPVILTLIIFIVAYYILTQTRTGRYIYATGSNEEAAKLTGINTDRIKLFAYTLSGFTAALSAMIIISRLGSAPPTAGDGAELDAIAAVVIGGTSLAGGIGSVFGTFIGATIIGVLNNGLNLLNVSSYYQLVVRGAVILVAVLLDRKKAD, encoded by the coding sequence ATGATAGAGAATTTTAAAAAAGACGATTGGAAAAAGAACTTATTAAAACTTCAATCAGTTATTGGACTTATATTAATATGTGTGGTCCTGGCAATACTGACTCCCAGATTTCTAACCGTTAGTAACTTATTTAATGTCCTAAGACAAACTTCATTAAATGCCATCATGGCTGTAGGTTTGACTTTTGTTATTTTAACAGGGGGCATTGATCTATCTGTAGGCTCAGTCCTGGCCTTTTCAGGGGTGAGTGCAGCTACTGCGGCCGAAATGGGACTACCGGCTCCTATGGCCATCTTTGTTGGCTTGGTAGCAGGAAGTGCCCTAGGCTTTTTTAACGGTATAGTAATCACCAAAGGTAAAGTGCCGCCCTTTATTGCAACCCTTGCCATGATGACTATGGCCAGGGGTGGGGCACTGGTAGTCAGCGATGGTCGTCCTCTTAGCGGTCTAGGAGAAGGTTTTCATTTTATAGGCCGTGGTATGGTGGGAGCAGTACCGGTACCCGTGATATTAACCCTTATCATATTTATTGTAGCATATTATATCCTGACTCAGACCAGGACTGGAAGATATATTTACGCTACTGGTAGTAACGAAGAAGCAGCTAAACTGACTGGAATTAACACCGATAGAATTAAATTATTTGCCTATACCTTGTCTGGTTTTACTGCCGCCCTCAGCGCCATGATTATCATTTCCAGGTTGGGCTCTGCTCCTCCTACAGCCGGAGACGGAGCTGAACTGGATGCCATTGCCGCTGTTGTCATTGGCGGTACCAGTCTTGCCGGCGGTATAGGAAGCGTTTTTGGCACTTTTATAGGTGCTACCATAATCGGTGTTTTAAACAATGGACTAAACCTATTAAATGTTTCTTCTTATTACCAGCTAGTTGTAAGAGGTGCTGTTATCTTGGTAGCAGTGCTCTTAGATAGGAAGAAAGCTGATTAA
- a CDS encoding sugar ABC transporter ATP-binding protein, with translation MTLLKMKGITKTFPGVRALDDVDLDLEAGEVLALLGENGAGKSTLMKILSGVYGEDEGMLEVEGKQVAIESPQKATDHGIGIIHQELSLVPNLSVRENIFLGREKTHPITGKIDWHYMNEESRKLLVQLGVEDIDLTRPVKDFSIGIQQMVEIARILSMNCKIIIMDEPTDALTPQEIEVLFQVINSLRESGKGIIYISHKLEEIFQISDRVQVLRDGTHVGTKDITETNTEDLIKMMVGRDLKEKFPWVAPQTGDVVLELKDVSSPGLIYNVDLMAKQGEVLGIFGLMGAGRTELCKTIFGAHPIQGEILLDGQPIKINSPKDAIEKGIVYLSENRKSEGLFLEHEVYKNMTLASLNSFTSNLGRINKGREKEKVEEYIDRLTVKTPHIAQKVKNLSGGNQQKLVFAKWLMTNPRVLILDEPTRGVDVGAKVELYNLINELKQKNVAIIMVSSELPEIMGISDRVMVMHKGRITGEFSHENVNQEQIMERAVNS, from the coding sequence ATGACATTACTAAAAATGAAGGGAATAACCAAAACTTTTCCAGGTGTTAGGGCCCTTGATGATGTTGACCTGGACCTTGAAGCTGGAGAAGTCCTGGCCCTCTTAGGAGAAAACGGTGCCGGTAAATCTACCTTAATGAAAATTCTCAGTGGTGTTTACGGTGAAGATGAAGGAATGCTGGAAGTAGAAGGTAAGCAAGTTGCCATAGAGTCCCCTCAAAAAGCCACTGATCACGGAATTGGGATCATTCATCAGGAATTAAGTTTGGTTCCCAACTTATCAGTGAGAGAAAATATTTTTTTAGGCAGGGAAAAAACCCATCCCATAACCGGAAAAATTGACTGGCACTATATGAATGAAGAGAGTAGAAAACTCCTTGTCCAACTGGGAGTTGAAGATATAGACCTGACTCGTCCTGTCAAAGACTTTAGCATCGGTATTCAACAGATGGTAGAAATAGCCCGAATACTATCAATGAACTGCAAGATCATCATTATGGACGAGCCTACAGATGCTCTCACACCTCAAGAAATAGAGGTTCTTTTTCAAGTTATCAACTCTTTAAGAGAGTCCGGGAAAGGAATCATATATATCAGCCATAAACTGGAAGAAATATTTCAGATTTCCGATAGAGTTCAGGTATTAAGGGACGGAACTCATGTCGGTACCAAAGATATAACAGAGACTAATACGGAAGATCTAATCAAAATGATGGTCGGCCGGGATTTAAAAGAAAAATTCCCCTGGGTTGCACCTCAAACCGGTGATGTGGTCTTGGAACTTAAAGATGTCAGTTCACCAGGACTAATTTACAATGTGGATTTGATGGCAAAACAGGGTGAAGTGTTGGGGATTTTTGGTCTAATGGGAGCAGGACGTACTGAACTCTGCAAAACTATCTTTGGTGCTCATCCCATTCAGGGTGAAATTTTGCTAGACGGCCAACCTATTAAGATAAATTCCCCCAAGGATGCCATTGAAAAGGGGATCGTTTATCTGTCGGAAAACAGAAAATCCGAAGGATTGTTCTTAGAACACGAAGTCTACAAAAATATGACCCTGGCATCATTAAACTCTTTCACCTCAAATTTAGGAAGAATCAACAAAGGTCGTGAAAAAGAAAAAGTTGAGGAATATATCGATAGGTTGACTGTCAAAACTCCTCATATTGCTCAAAAGGTTAAGAATTTGAGCGGAGGTAATCAGCAGAAACTTGTCTTCGCCAAGTGGCTAATGACCAATCCCAGAGTACTAATTTTGGACGAACCCACCCGAGGTGTAGATGTAGGGGCAAAAGTGGAACTTTATAATCTAATTAACGAACTAAAACAGAAAAATGTGGCCATTATCATGGTTTCTTCTGAACTTCCTGAAATAATGGGGATTAGCGATAGAGTTATGGTAATGCACAAAGGTAGAATAACGGGAGAGTTTAGCCATGAAAATGTGAATCAGGAGCAAATTATGGAACGGGCAGTAAACAGTTAG
- the rbsD gene encoding D-ribose pyranase, which translates to MKKTTLLNSEISRVTSQMGHTDGLTISDAGPPIPQESERIDLALKEGVPAFMETLETVLSELQVEAVVLTTETREVSPQTYHKIVDLLKQYNPDIQITEIDHESFKKEVSNTKAVVRTGECTPFSNIILKSGVVF; encoded by the coding sequence ATGAAAAAAACAACTTTGCTGAATAGCGAAATTTCCCGAGTTACTTCTCAAATGGGCCATACTGACGGATTGACTATTTCCGATGCTGGACCTCCCATCCCCCAAGAATCAGAACGGATAGACCTGGCCCTTAAGGAAGGGGTACCAGCTTTTATGGAAACACTAGAAACGGTACTTTCCGAGTTACAGGTTGAAGCAGTGGTACTGACTACTGAAACGAGAGAAGTGAGCCCACAAACTTATCATAAAATTGTGGACTTATTAAAACAGTACAATCCTGATATTCAAATAACAGAAATTGACCATGAAAGCTTTAAAAAAGAGGTTTCAAACACAAAAGCAGTTGTCAGAACCGGTGAATGTACACCTTTTTCTAATATTATTTTAAAATCCGGAGTGGTGTTTTAA
- a CDS encoding ribokinase → MSVKFTVMGSLNMDFVLSVPRLPQEGETLLAQNFSTFPGGKGANQAVALARLGGQVNMIGAVGDDDLGNNLLRNLEQEQIDTTGVQCLADTPTGNAFITVDQQGKNTILVYPGANGELKTSWVPQHKELIQNSEYLLMQLETPLEVVEATAELADSLGTKVILNPAPGQELSQNLLKRVHLLTPNETELSVISGMTTETREEQIAAARHLTDLGVDQVVVTLGSEGAFHVDKNMGQQGTHGHHNTHCNHGTRGTYGTRGTHGTQDSQNPQEATFVDSFSVKAVDTTAAGDSFTAALAIALGQGQSIENALKYASAVAAITVTKEGAQSSLPYSHQVDTFLKKGEL, encoded by the coding sequence TTGTCTGTAAAATTTACAGTTATGGGAAGCTTAAATATGGACTTCGTATTGTCTGTCCCCAGGCTTCCCCAGGAAGGCGAAACACTCCTAGCCCAAAATTTTTCTACTTTTCCCGGCGGAAAAGGCGCCAATCAAGCTGTTGCCCTGGCACGGTTGGGAGGCCAGGTGAACATGATCGGTGCAGTAGGAGACGATGATTTGGGTAATAATCTACTAAGAAACTTGGAACAAGAACAGATTGATACAACAGGAGTTCAGTGCCTAGCTGACACTCCTACAGGAAATGCCTTTATCACAGTCGATCAACAGGGTAAAAACACCATTCTTGTATATCCAGGCGCCAATGGTGAACTGAAAACATCTTGGGTGCCACAGCATAAGGAATTGATCCAAAATTCAGAATATTTGCTGATGCAGTTGGAGACTCCCCTAGAAGTAGTAGAGGCCACGGCTGAGTTAGCTGACAGTTTAGGGACCAAGGTTATCTTAAATCCAGCACCTGGCCAGGAACTGTCCCAAAACCTATTAAAACGTGTCCACTTGTTAACTCCCAATGAAACTGAACTATCTGTCATATCAGGTATGACCACAGAAACTAGGGAGGAACAGATAGCTGCCGCCAGGCATCTGACTGACTTGGGTGTGGATCAGGTAGTTGTCACTCTGGGCTCAGAAGGGGCCTTTCATGTGGACAAGAACATGGGTCAACAAGGCACTCATGGACATCATAACACACACTGCAATCACGGTACTCGCGGTACTTACGGAACTCGCGGTACTCACGGCACTCAAGACTCTCAAAACCCTCAAGAGGCCACCTTTGTTGACAGCTTTTCGGTTAAAGCTGTAGATACCACAGCAGCAGGTGATAGCTTTACAGCAGCCTTGGCAATTGCTTTGGGACAGGGACAAAGCATAGAAAACGCCCTCAAATATGCTTCAGCCGTAGCGGCTATCACAGTGACCAAAGAAGGAGCACAAAGCTCATTACCCTATTCTCATCAGGTAGATACCTTCCTGAAGAAAGGGGAACTGTAA
- a CDS encoding LacI family DNA-binding transcriptional regulator gives MATIKDIAKKAGVSITSVSQVLNNKDMGIKEETKEKILAAARELDYKPNYLARGLITKKTNTLGLIIPDITNPFFPQVVRAIEDTANYQGYNMILCNTDDDVDKEKLYLRVLEEKCVDGIIFTSSTKSSKSYLDHLENNDTPFVLLDRSFSGPLDFPKVYTDGYKGIKLAMNHLITRGHRDIAFLSGPETSQTAKDRLEGYRQALSEAGLTPESESQLIYYGDYKALSGEQGIAELLDTNPHITAVVAANDLMAVGAMRTIKNRGLKIPEDISIIGFDNIQTSRLVDPPLTTVAQPSYQMGQMATDILIDMIEKTTNITGKSTHPETNQTSQDFESLKIQEVKLEPELIIRNSVK, from the coding sequence ATGGCCACGATTAAAGATATTGCCAAGAAAGCTGGGGTTTCAATCACCTCTGTTTCCCAGGTGCTAAACAACAAGGATATGGGCATCAAAGAAGAGACCAAAGAAAAGATCCTTGCAGCAGCCCGGGAGCTGGACTATAAGCCTAATTACCTCGCTCGGGGCTTAATTACTAAAAAGACCAATACCTTGGGACTTATCATTCCAGACATTACCAACCCTTTTTTCCCCCAGGTGGTCAGGGCCATTGAGGATACGGCCAATTACCAAGGATACAATATGATACTTTGCAATACCGATGATGATGTGGACAAGGAGAAATTATACCTCAGAGTTCTTGAAGAAAAATGCGTAGACGGAATTATTTTTACAAGTTCAACTAAATCTTCCAAAAGTTATCTGGACCACCTGGAGAACAATGATACACCCTTTGTCCTTTTAGACAGGAGTTTTTCAGGTCCTTTGGACTTTCCCAAAGTTTATACTGACGGTTATAAAGGTATTAAACTAGCCATGAATCACCTGATTACAAGAGGCCATAGAGACATTGCTTTTCTTTCAGGTCCTGAAACATCCCAAACGGCCAAAGACCGCCTCGAGGGATACAGACAAGCCTTGAGTGAAGCCGGTCTCACTCCCGAATCAGAGTCACAATTGATCTATTATGGTGATTACAAGGCCCTCTCGGGAGAGCAAGGAATAGCCGAGCTGTTGGATACAAATCCGCATATCACAGCAGTAGTAGCAGCTAATGATCTCATGGCGGTGGGAGCTATGCGAACTATTAAAAATCGCGGCCTAAAAATTCCGGAGGATATATCAATTATCGGATTTGACAACATTCAAACCTCACGACTAGTAGATCCACCCCTGACTACGGTGGCACAACCTTCTTATCAAATGGGACAAATGGCGACTGATATTTTGATCGACATGATCGAAAAGACCACTAATATTACTGGGAAAAGCACTCATCCCGAAACTAATCAAACTTCACAGGATTTCGAATCACTTAAAATCCAAGAAGTCAAGCTAGAGCCCGAATTAATCATCAGAAATTCAGTTAAATAG